One part of the Actinomyces howellii genome encodes these proteins:
- a CDS encoding rhomboid family intramembrane serine protease, with protein sequence MADMADIAGQTGSTGPGDAPPVCPRHTNRVSYVRCQRCSRPTCPACQVPSAVGVHCVDCAASARAQRRQVRTVLGGSVVSDALVTKVLIGACVLAYVVQLAMPSLAGRFHFVPALAVAQPWRFVTTALLHGSLMHLAFNMWALWVLGNALEPVLGRWRFASLTALSAVGGSTAVYWLASPSSPATWFGGTVGASGAVFGLFAALFIIQRRFGRDTSAIVGLLVVNIVVSFIGANISWQGHLGGLVTGGLLAAVYAWAPRERRTLYGVAGTAGVAVLLLALIVLRASLV encoded by the coding sequence ATGGCCGACATGGCCGACATTGCTGGGCAGACCGGGTCCACCGGCCCCGGCGACGCGCCGCCGGTGTGCCCACGGCACACCAACCGGGTGTCCTACGTGCGCTGCCAGCGGTGCTCACGCCCGACCTGCCCGGCGTGCCAGGTTCCCAGCGCGGTGGGGGTGCACTGCGTCGACTGCGCGGCCTCGGCCCGCGCCCAGCGTCGCCAGGTGCGCACCGTGCTGGGGGGCTCGGTGGTCTCCGACGCGCTCGTCACCAAGGTCCTCATCGGCGCCTGCGTCCTGGCCTACGTCGTCCAGCTCGCGATGCCGAGCCTGGCGGGCAGGTTCCACTTCGTGCCCGCCCTGGCGGTCGCCCAGCCCTGGCGCTTCGTGACCACGGCCCTGCTCCACGGCTCCCTCATGCACCTGGCTTTCAACATGTGGGCGCTGTGGGTCCTGGGCAACGCCCTTGAGCCGGTGCTCGGCAGGTGGCGCTTCGCCTCGCTCACGGCGTTGAGCGCGGTCGGAGGCTCGACGGCTGTCTACTGGCTGGCCTCGCCGAGCTCGCCGGCGACGTGGTTCGGCGGGACCGTGGGCGCCTCCGGGGCGGTCTTCGGCCTGTTCGCCGCCCTGTTCATCATCCAGCGTCGCTTCGGCCGGGACACCTCGGCGATCGTCGGCCTGCTCGTGGTCAACATCGTCGTGTCCTTCATCGGCGCCAACATCTCCTGGCAGGGACACCTCGGGGGACTGGTCACCGGCGGTCTGCTCGCGGCGGTCTACGCCTGGGCCCCGCGCGAGCGCCGCACCCTCTACGGCGTCGCAGGGACCGCGGGGGTCGCCGTCCTGCTCCTCGCTCTCATTGTCCTGCGCGCCTCCCTCGTCTGA
- a CDS encoding DUF1345 domain-containing protein, with translation MACSPRRTRRPVRRTVRAVLEVVLSTALGMSVGYYIVAASLSALLIWQAMTIVYVTVELLAPMRCDDRSRVFGRGLRWAWVLPFVAALIGLDSAVAALDLGRRITEDLAAAVEAVLAAFSVILSCMLIHTGFSDIYEALDRDSGGTSLAFPGEPDDTSLKYLYFAVTIGTSFATSDVSVLSRRARQVTIVHSIISFSYNAFAVAVAFQVFHKVAGS, from the coding sequence ATGGCGTGCAGCCCACGACGCACGAGGCGCCCGGTGCGCCGCACCGTGCGCGCGGTCCTCGAGGTCGTCCTGAGCACCGCCCTGGGCATGTCGGTCGGGTACTACATCGTGGCGGCCAGCCTGTCGGCGCTCCTCATCTGGCAGGCGATGACCATCGTCTACGTCACGGTCGAGCTCCTCGCGCCGATGCGCTGCGACGACAGGTCCCGGGTCTTCGGCCGCGGGCTCAGGTGGGCCTGGGTCCTGCCCTTCGTCGCCGCCCTCATCGGCCTGGACTCAGCCGTCGCCGCCCTCGACCTGGGCCGGCGGATCACCGAGGACCTCGCCGCGGCCGTCGAGGCGGTTCTCGCGGCGTTCAGCGTCATCCTGTCCTGCATGCTCATCCACACCGGCTTCTCCGACATCTACGAGGCCCTCGACCGGGACTCAGGGGGCACGAGCCTCGCCTTCCCCGGTGAGCCCGACGACACGAGCCTCAAGTACCTCTACTTCGCGGTCACCATCGGGACCTCCTTCGCCACGAGCGACGTCTCGGTCCTCAGCCGCCGGGCCCGGCAGGTCACGATCGTCCACTCGATTATCTCCTTCAGCTACAACGCCTTCGCCGTGGCCGTCGCCTTCCAGGTCTTCCACAAGGTCGCCGGCTCCTGA
- a CDS encoding DLW-39 family protein encodes MIVTAAAFSFLAMAGYTVWLRVEAARAQRAAWAEVTDPVD; translated from the coding sequence ATGATCGTCACAGCCGCGGCTTTCTCGTTCCTGGCCATGGCGGGCTACACCGTCTGGCTGAGGGTCGAGGCGGCTCGTGCGCAGCGGGCCGCGTGGGCCGAGGTCACCGACCCGGTCGACTGA
- a CDS encoding DUF3566 domain-containing protein, whose translation MSQPMSFPHAGGEDQSTAASPAAGSAPKKTIAGPRRVRLALTRIDPWSVMKVSFLLSVAVGIMLVVAAAFVWFMLDAMHVFSTIQELVGTVMDSESNAYSALLEYMKFTRAISMATVIVVVNIILTTALATIGSLLYNVTAALVGGVHLTLADD comes from the coding sequence ATGAGCCAGCCGATGTCCTTCCCGCACGCAGGTGGCGAGGACCAGTCCACCGCCGCCTCTCCGGCCGCGGGAAGCGCCCCCAAGAAGACGATCGCCGGCCCGCGGCGGGTGCGACTGGCGCTCACCCGCATCGACCCCTGGTCGGTCATGAAGGTCTCCTTCCTGCTCAGCGTGGCGGTGGGGATCATGCTCGTCGTCGCGGCGGCCTTCGTGTGGTTCATGCTCGACGCCATGCACGTGTTCTCCACGATCCAGGAGCTCGTCGGCACCGTCATGGACTCGGAGTCCAACGCGTACTCGGCGCTGCTGGAGTACATGAAGTTCACCCGGGCCATCTCCATGGCCACCGTCATCGTCGTCGTCAACATCATCCTCACGACCGCCCTGGCCACGATCGGGTCTCTCCTCTACAACGTGACGGCGGCCCTCGTCGGTGGGGTTCATCTCACACTGGCGGACGACTGA